GCAAGGCCGTATACCCGCCGTTTACAGCATCTACCAAAATACCCTTATGATGATCAACTAAAATTTCTGCTTTGACATTGACCACTGTGCTATTCACAGTTCCTTTTAATTGCAATGTGATACTGGAAGCTAAATCATGCCCACTAATTTTAGCAATTGTCGTGAATTCATTTTGGTTAACTGCTGATGTTGTTCCCCAATGTTGTTCAATCGCCCCAACATCGTTTGCCGTCGGTTTATGTCCCTCATGATAAACTCGTTGGTTAAAACTTGGGCCTGCGTAAATTTCCCCTTTTACGTGCACGGGTTTGCCAAAATAGAACTTTGGATTACTCGTATCAAAGTGACACCAATCTTGATTTTTAGGTCCAATATCAGCATTACCATGCGGTGTAACCACTCTCAGAGAGTCGCTATAGCCTTTAGATAGCTTGGTCTTGTAATCCCCAAAACGAATTTCGCTACGAAAACAAACCCATGTCGACGTCCAATCCATCTTCATAGCCCAGTTATTTGGTATATTATCTGAACCAAGCAGCCCCATGCCTATGTAACTAAGTCCATCTCCGGTGTAGGAGATATGTAACGCTGCGGCACTGCTCCTGCCACTTTCTCCAATTGATATTCCTGCTGCCTGCTCATCATTAACACTCCCTTCTGTATTGCTTTTGAGTGTTAACCATGGGTTGTTTTTGGTGATGGTGATATCACCTCCAAAGTTCCAGTCACCTTGAGCGTAAACCCGCTGCCAATCTGTACCATAATTGATATAGAGTTTATCTATAGCGCCTACCAACGCTCTTTTATCTCTAATCCTTAAGTCTTGACCAGCAGCATTAAAAAACGAGCTTTCATAACTTGCTAGCTTGGTGCTTTTAGGGTGATATTTAGCAGACAATAAAGTTCCGTTTTCTTCAAAGGTAGGAGCCTTAACCTTTGCCCTAAATTCCCAGTCATTGCTGGAAACAAAATTTCTGGCAGTCCAATATTCAGTGCCGTTTTCTCTTCTAAATAGAGTGAAGAAGTCTGCACCAGCACCAGTAGTGACAGGTGAATTATCACCATTGTACTCTATACCACCACCGTGAAATGGGGTTTGGCCGACATAGACTGTGCCTGTTGATTGAGAAGCCTCCGAGCAAACATTTAAAATTGCTCTGCCACCACTATCAGCTTGGATGTTTACTGTTGTGTTGGTGCCATTATCAAAGGTTGCGTTTCTGGTGGATAGTCCATACTTCCTTAGCGACATCCATTCAGAATAACTAGTTCCTGAGCGGTGCCTCCACTTAAAGTATTCATTAGAGTTATCGGATGTTTCAAAGAATAGATAACTATCGGCGTCTGAGTCAGCATCGTTCTTAAATCCAATTTTCGCACCATCACTATTGTTCGACCAAATAATATCTTGGTCTGTAAGATTTATAGACTCACCCTTGGCAACAGCACCAATATCTGCAGGTGTTGGTTTGTTATATGTCGAGTAAGTATTCGCGAAAAATTCAAATGGTTTAGCATTTCCACCAGATTGGGTCGCTATCCAGCATTTAAATGCGAATGGATATGAGTTGAAGCCATGGTGGTTTCTAAACGTAGGCACATTATCAATAATCTCTATTGACGGATGATTAGCCCCACTCGTGTTGCCATATATCGTATTCGCACTCCACGTCGAACCATACTTAGTAAAACGGCCAACAAAGTTTGTGCTCAACACGGTTCCATCAGTCAAGCCAAATATCAGAATATCGCAAGCGGAATCGGGCAAATCAGGAAATGGCTTAGATTCTCCAGCACCAAGCCAAAACTCAAACGTACGGTCAAAGAAGTTCGCTGATTGGTGGCTAATTTGAGTGCCAAGCCCAGCATCCTTTATATATTGTTCTAGACTCTCGATATCACTTTTTGTTGCAAATACACCTTCGTTAACCTGCCAGGGTAACGTAGGCAATGTTACATTGAGGGTCCCTGCTAGTTGCTGGCTTCTCCAAATTATCGACTTAACACTATAGTCACCGGTATTAGCTCCATCTGTACGTGTCTTGGTTTGCTCGTTTGTATGGACAATCGCAATCAGCACTTCAGTGCCATTAGCTTTTTTTGCTATCGCGCCAAACCAGTTAAATGTGAAATTGCCAACGTCGTAGCCAAGTACACTTGATATCACGACTGCATCACCGTCTAAGCTGCTGACTCGATCAATAGGTTGGTTATGTACAATGTTTGCCGGCACACTATCGCTTAAAATCGGCGAATCTGCATTTAATCCTGGTACATGAGCAAAAACCATCTTAGTTATATTGAGGGTTTCTGTTCCTGCAAACACATCATTTTTATATGCAATGCCTGCGCTTGTAATTTTTAATTGGCTCACCCAACTACCTCCTTGTTGTACAACACCAAGCCACATACTTCTGCTGTTGTGATTGCTGTCATTGCATTTAACACGTACCGCCTGCATGTCTTGCCATAACTCGCTATCAGCTCTAGTATCATTCGCTCTCTCCCTGCGAAATTCTTTTCTAGCATTGAGACTTGTACTTGGTCCCAGTCAAACCCGCTTACCCTTTCGTTGACTTCTGCTAATATTCCAAGACGCCTGAAAATCCTTTCAAGCCCAGCTGCGCTGCCCGCATCAATAGCATTTACATGAGCTAACTGAACTCGTTTTGCGTACATGCTCAGTGGTTCATCCGATAGCCGGCTAACGCCTCTTTCCCATGCAAGCAGATCTAATATTTTTTCGCTGGCGTCTGTGCTGTGTTGAATTGTATTCCACCATAGCAGTTGTGAATTGAGCTCGTTCCAAAAGTCCTCAGTGGCCTTTGCTAGCCTCTTCGCATCATCGCCATATATCCAACTTGGTAGGTTAGCCATGCTGCACCACCAGTTCATTTAACTTTGGTAACCAAAACCCTGTGCTTAAGCTGGTTTGATTAAACGATACTCGTGTTAACTCAGGGAATGCGTTGTGTAATTCTGCCGCCAATAAACTAAAACTAAATGCGGTATTTGGCATGACTCGAGTTGGAGAGTAAGCTGCGTTCTCACGAAAGACAGAGCGGATAAAAACACTGATGTCACTGCTAATATCTCGGGTCGCCTCATAGGTGACTGTCATATCAAATGACTGAGTTGGCATTGCAAACACTTTCATGTCATCGGCCAATCCATGATTACCAGCAGCAATATGGTTATTAATACTGTCTATAATCGCTTGGCTTATTGTTCCTACTGTTAAATAAACATACGCGTTTGCAGTGCCTGGACCTCGTGGCGCGCCTTTTTCAAGGGCGATATTTTCCATGGGGATCCCACCTGCTGTTGCGATAATATTTTTGTATACGTCATCCACATGGTATTTACCTAGGTGTGCGAATGCCGCTTTTATTCGCAATCGATAGTTCTCATCACTCTCTACGTACTGCCCGGCTGTGATCAACCAGTCCTCGTCATTTGTGATATTTACACCATCATATTCCCCAACGACACGAACATAATAGCCAGCACTTAAATTGTATTCATGACCATGAGATTCAGCGACAGCAGTCAGTGAAGCAGTTGATTGGCCTATTGCTAAGACACGATCGCTCTCTGTAACTAGGCGGTATACTTTTCCATTAAGCGGAATGCTTTCTACAATAGTCCCCGCCGGGATCTCTATTTCTTGTGATGCGTCTAAACGGCTTATTTTTAGTTGCCCTCTAGCAGTCACAGCCGTGAGTCTCTCAATATCACGGGCATTACCTTGAATGTCTAACCACTCTTCTTGAGCTAACATAACAAAGCTGTTTGGCATTACATGAGTAGTCATCTGTTTGACCAGTTGGGCGGCAGGCTCTGCAACTAACGCTTTTTGTAATCTAAAAAATGGGCTGTATGGACTTTGGTTGTTTACTACAAACCCCGCACTTTTTAGGTGCTCATCAAACTGCGCTGAAAAATCTTCCACGGAGACTGACATACCAGCAGCTCGCATCTCCTTTTCAAAAAGCGCTTTATAATCCATTAGGCTCAATCCTTCCGTAATCCCGAGTATCAGCCTTTACATTGATAAGGCCTGTATTCAATTGTGTGATTTTTATTGTGCCAGGAACTAAACGATCATCTTGTTCAACAATTAGCTCAATTTCAGTGAGTACTTTTGCAATGTGGTCTTTGTTCCTAAGGCCAATTAGCAGAGGGAGTTTTTTACTTTCAATGATCCGGTGCTTAATATCCTGTGCAACCACATCACGATCATTAATTTGTGACGGGTTTAATAGGCTATCTAGCTGAATATCTCCATCAACAATATTGAGGTCTATACGTATCATCCAGCTAACTCCATTAGCTCATCAAAATCTCTCTTCACGTTGTCTGACTTTATGGTGAGAGAGTCAATCATCACGCGCTTCGAGTTATCAGTCGATACTGCTTGGTTGTTTGTTGTGTTCTTGCTTAAGCTTTGTAAAAACTCAGACCTATGCGTTTTCACTTTATAGCTGTTATTTTGTTGCTGAAGCTCGCTTTTTTGTCTCTCTATTTCTAGCGCGCTATTGATTGCTGAGTTGGTAATATTTTGATCTGTTCTAACTGATTGTAGCGGCATAAGTATCGTAGGTTCTTCATTTATACTATTGCCTGAAGGCATGCCGATTGATTGGTTTTTTGTCCATGAATGAATTTGGCTATCATTTGCAGCATAGAACGCCGGTGAGTTAGTAGCATAAGCTAATTTATTAGTTGAGCTGATCAAATTGCTCTTCATGGTTAGCTGTGACGTTTGGGTATTTTGGCTCGCATAGTTAAAATCTGTGTTTGATACCGTCTTATTAATAACTCCGTTTACGTAGCTGTTGGAATGACTAAATGCACCGTTTAGTTCAGTTGCCGAATGCATGGCAACATTTTTACTTTGTAAAGCTCTATTGTCGTTTGCTGCGATGTAGAACGCACTAACTTTGCCATTTCCTACTTGCCCAGCATTGGTGATAACCTTTTGTCCGTAATCTCGACTAAACGCTTGCTCAGCGTTTTGCAATACATAATCTTTAGGTTGTGCGATTTCTATTGATTTTATTGCTTTTACTTTTGTTTCATCTTCACCAAAATTAAAAATATCTTTTATTGAATCGGCAATACCTTTCAAACCGCCAATCTTTTCACTTAACCAATCAAATGCCTTGCCATAACCTTCGATCATCAAGCCCATTGGCGAGTAGCCAAACACGGTAAATAGGAAATCAAAAAAACTGCTCAATGGTGCTTGTGCTGCATTCCACATCGAGCTAATAGCAACACCAATCCATGTGATACCGTTGACTAATTTAGTTATTAACCAGATCACGGCTTTTAATGGAAATAAAAGAACATTTAGTAATCCACCAAACACAAGACCAAACACTTGACCTGCCGACGTTATATCAGCCAGTGCCTCAGAGGACTGTTCAACTGGAGTAGATAAAGATGCTAACCAACTAAACACATTTTTAACCGCGTTAATAATAGGCGTGAATGCCTCTCCCAATTCTCTAAACACTGCTAGTACAGGATCAAAACTGTGTACAAATCCCTCCCAAAAACCACTCATAAATGCTTTTATCGGCTGCCAGAATTTATAGATAACGACTGCCAAGGTCGCAACAGCACCAACAATAAAACCTATGGGGTTTGCAAGCATAATTGCATTTAAAAGTCCCATTATTCGAGTCGTGTTAAACAGCCCAATTACAAATTTTCCAAGACTTGCAAAGCCCTTTGCCAACACTCTTGGAAACATTTTCATAGTGCCAATAAAACCCATAGCCCTAACGCGTGATAGTACTAATCCTGCAGGCATTAGAAGCCGAGCATTGAATAACTCTGACGCAATACGCGCCTTATTAATAGCTCCAGCATAAATCGTTGTGAGGAGCGAAGCGGATTTAGTGGCTTGATTTTGAGCCATTATTTGCGCAGTTGTTAATGCACTTGCTGTACGAGCTCTATTGGAGGCACCTGTTGTTAATGTCAGTGATGCTGCGAGTGATTTGTTTGTTGAAGAATAAAGCGCTGTTACATATTTAAGGCCTTTTATCACTGGCGTTAGTGTAAGGCCTGCAAATTTGAATAGCCCCATCGCTACGTTGGCAAGGCCAAACGCGGTCATTAGTCCCACAACAACAACGATACCTGTTGCTAATACACTAGATAAAACAGGGAACTGCTCAGTTAATAACACGATCCCCGCAAACATTGACGCTAGCACTTCAACAAATGGCTCTACCACTGGCAGTAAACGATTGCCCATTGCGGTAGCAGCGGCATTAAAAGAACCTCCTAAGCGATCCCATGGACTTGCAATAATATTTGCCATTTCCAATGCCTTGGAGTTGTCTTGCACGTTTTCAAAAACACTTATGCTATCTTTTAGTTTGTCTACTTTAGTGCTGAGTACATCAACTGCTTTTGCACCTTGTTTTCCAAATATCTGAGTGAGCACATCGCCACGCGCTACAGAACCCAGTGACGATAAACGATTATTTATCCGGCCTAGCACCACATCAATTGCGAGCATGTCGCCGTTATCGTCGGTTAGTTTTATACCTAATGCATCTTGCGCTTTACCTATTCCTTGTAATAAGGAAGCCGCTTGCGTGCCAGCCACTGATCCTGATTTAGCAACCAGTTGCAGTTCACCAACTAACGCAAATTGTTGAGCCGAGCTTAATCCAATATTTGTAGCAGTCGCTCCAAGGTTTGAAAACGCTGCTTGCATTTCTGCACCAGTGGTTTTGTAAAGCTGCACAGCGGTGGCGGTTTGACCTGCTATTTGGTTTACCCAATTCGCTTTGCCCATTTTATTGGCAGTCTTTTCAAAGATGCCATACATGGTGCCCATATAACTAGTAATGGTGGCCGCATCAGCCTTGGTCGCTACAGCTAATATGTTTGATGTTTTGGTGAACTCGGATAGCTCAAACCCATTTAAGCCGTTAATTGCGGATTGAATATCATAAGCACTGCGGACAAACTCTGCAGAGTTACCACCAAATTGAAACCCGAACTCATATGACGTTTTGCTCAGTTTTCGCAATGCTTCATCTGCAACTCCTAGTGATTGCACTTCGCCAAGCGCGGCCACATGATCAATCGCTGGCGCCAACGAGCGGGCAAGCGCATAACCACCTGCTACAGCTGTAGCGGCACCACGCATCATTTGATCTTGCGCTGTTGTAGTTTGCTGACTCAACTGATTTATTTTAGCCATAACTTTATTCACTGGACCTGTCACTTTATCGATGATCCCGATTGAATAAGTTAACTTGTCTAATTTGCTGAGTTTTGCCATTGAATTACTCGCCGCCTAATGCTGTGCAAATGCCGTTATTTACGGCGGTTACAAAGTTTTCTTGCTCGTTAGTGTGTAGATAAAGCGCCTGTGCCAAGCTCTCATCGGTTGGTGGCATATCCCCAAAATACTTAGTGTGATATGCCATCATCTGATCAAGCTTACTTTTTCCTATTTGCTTGGCTCGGCTTTCGATTTTTTTATGGTGAACTCAAACTCTGGTTGATATTCCTCAACGACTACCGATGCCAGCAAAATTGACGCACCAGGCTGTTTAACTAACTCTCTTAATTTTTTAGCGTCGGATTCTATTACGGTGTTTAACAAAAAGTTGGTAGCAGGTTGAATCCTGTTATTTGGCAACGATGAATTAATAAACTTGTTGTAATCTGCACCGTTAATATTGAATGTAATATCACCGTCTTGGGTTTCTACTGTTATCTTTTGCTCAAATGCCATGATTAATACTCTCTTTAATATCTGCTTGATCTAGCAGTGTGTATGTAAAATAAGGACCGTACTTGATTGCGGATTGCTCACATAAAGCAATAAACTCATCAAAGTCACTTGGGCTTGCAAACACTTGGCAACCAGCTGACCATTTATCAACTTGTGTAGATGTGGTTTTACTATTTGCGCGGTGGCAGTTAATGCCAAAGTAGCCTTGCTGTAGTTCTGCATGAGGCGTGGTATTGGTGTCCAACTCGTCGTCCTGGTTGTTATCCCGTAAGACAACTACTGGTTTATGTTGTACAAGTGCGCGGTACTTGCCTTGGTGATAGCCAAGTGTCCAAAGGCTTAGGTGTTGCCCAGCGATAAGCACGGCTGTACCGTCTACATTCATTGGATGTTTGCGCCAGTAAAGTCCCGCATCAGTTGTTGCTTTATACTGCTTTAGTTGCCATTCGCCACCTTGTTGGTACAGCACGCAGATCGCATCATTAAATGTATTTGCTCGTGTATTACTGTGACGAACACCGATGATATTGAGGTTTAATTCTCCCTCAAATATACGATGGCCACATGCACGCATGGTGTTTATCACCATATCTGGGTTTAAGTTTCGAATGGCTTTTGTCATCACAGATCCCTTGTTTCATCGTCAGTTAGATAAGGCACACCGTTGATTTTCACAAAATCAGGGCTTGTGATTGGACATTTAATTGTCGTGGTGTCTTCTTCACCACCATCGGCCTTGATGTTTAAAATCTCTTCTAATTGCGGTAAACACCCGAACGCCTCTACGTTCTTTTTACCCGCCGCGACTTCAGCGTTAAACGCAACGTCGAAAGGTTCAATCGCTTTCCAGCTCCCTGCTTTTTCCGCTTGAGCTTGCAATATCAACCAGTTCTCATGGTCAAGTTTTAACGTGACTTCACCTTCAACATCACCATCAATAAAGCCTTTTGGTATACCGCGAACCTTTTTAACCTTTCGGCCATCCGTGATTTTTACCGTGGCTTCCATAACATGGACCATTGAATTACCAATGAAGATATCAAAGTCCTTACCACCTAATACCTTTTGCATGTGCGCTCCTTACACTTCTCGGTCTAACATAATCCCAACGATAATGGTGCTCGGGGAGTCAATCGGTTTTACCTTCAGCACAACTTGTAAGGTTCGCTCGTCCATAAACGTTAGATTGATACTGTCGTCTTTCGGCGTGTCGATTAAACCAGGGAACTTATCTGCACCAATGTTTACTGACTTGCTCATATCGCGCAGTGGCTTACCCAGTGTGCGTTTGCCAAACTCAATACCGCTGGTACTGTTGTTTAAGCGGCGATTTTTGATATGTTTAATAGCAATGATGCGCACGGCGCGTGCGGCTTTATCAACAATGCGGCCTGTTTCGATTTGCTGAAAATCACCACCTTCAGCATCTAGCATGTTAACGTCACCAAAGTAAACACCATCATAATCAGCATAAAACTGTGTACAGCTAAATCGTAGCGTATCAAGTGCGGCGGTTGTTGCATTGGTTAACGGGTTGCCTGCTGCATCTTTTGGCAATGGCATGAGCGACATAGCGCCTGTAAGTACTCGCATTGGGCTGTCAGCAATCGTAACTTCTCGCTTACATAATCGACCAGTTACGGCGCCCAGCTCATCACCGAATAGCAGAGGAACAACGGCCACTCTATCGCCAACGATACCATTTGTTAACGGCTGTAACGCCGTAACTAAATCCGACCAGTTTTGACCATCAGATAAACCTGGTGCAGCAATAAGAAATCGAACTCGTCTAGCTTGGCTTGATAAGATTTCTAATGCCTTAGCTTGATAGCTCTCGATTTCAGCTTTGCCTGTGACTGGCGTACAGATCACAATGATTTCAGGGCTCACATCTTGGTTCATTGCTTTATCAATTAGCGCCATAACATCATCGCCAGCACCGTGTGGAATTGCATACCCACTCAC
This portion of the Pseudoalteromonas sp. GCY genome encodes:
- a CDS encoding phage tail-collar fiber domain-containing protein, with the protein product MSQLKITSAGIAYKNDVFAGTETLNITKMVFAHVPGLNADSPILSDSVPANIVHNQPIDRVSSLDGDAVVISSVLGYDVGNFTFNWFGAIAKKANGTEVLIAIVHTNEQTKTRTDGANTGDYSVKSIIWRSQQLAGTLNVTLPTLPWQVNEGVFATKSDIESLEQYIKDAGLGTQISHQSANFFDRTFEFWLGAGESKPFPDLPDSACDILIFGLTDGTVLSTNFVGRFTKYGSTWSANTIYGNTSGANHPSIEIIDNVPTFRNHHGFNSYPFAFKCWIATQSGGNAKPFEFFANTYSTYNKPTPADIGAVAKGESINLTDQDIIWSNNSDGAKIGFKNDADSDADSYLFFETSDNSNEYFKWRHRSGTSYSEWMSLRKYGLSTRNATFDNGTNTTVNIQADSGGRAILNVCSEASQSTGTVYVGQTPFHGGGIEYNGDNSPVTTGAGADFFTLFRRENGTEYWTARNFVSSNDWEFRAKVKAPTFEENGTLLSAKYHPKSTKLASYESSFFNAAGQDLRIRDKRALVGAIDKLYINYGTDWQRVYAQGDWNFGGDITITKNNPWLTLKSNTEGSVNDEQAAGISIGESGRSSAAALHISYTGDGLSYIGMGLLGSDNIPNNWAMKMDWTSTWVCFRSEIRFGDYKTKLSKGYSDSLRVVTPHGNADIGPKNQDWCHFDTSNPKFYFGKPVHVKGEIYAGPSFNQRVYHEGHKPTANDVGAIEQHWGTTSAVNQNEFTTIAKISGHDLASSITLQLKGTVNSTVVNVKAEILVDHHKGILVDAVNGGYTALQIRIISNGNEKYLVQVKTLSGNPIALICNIQSHTNDSVSIGNYSTDGFTVEHIHTTKRNKRSLSSINGTNIYVDNYEVLHSGNVDEYLVGERKKPLVSGVIPAHSNVHLKTSETFILPPVAETPEDAVIVVSKRLSATPLIKTNSQEKIIMTRRGRAIEKSEVLFDANCTLTFILNDEGHWEMHI
- a CDS encoding phage tail protein, encoding MANLPSWIYGDDAKRLAKATEDFWNELNSQLLWWNTIQHSTDASEKILDLLAWERGVSRLSDEPLSMYAKRVQLAHVNAIDAGSAAGLERIFRRLGILAEVNERVSGFDWDQVQVSMLEKNFAGRERMILELIASYGKTCRRYVLNAMTAITTAEVCGLVLYNKEVVG
- a CDS encoding baseplate J/gp47 family protein; translated protein: MDYKALFEKEMRAAGMSVSVEDFSAQFDEHLKSAGFVVNNQSPYSPFFRLQKALVAEPAAQLVKQMTTHVMPNSFVMLAQEEWLDIQGNARDIERLTAVTARGQLKISRLDASQEIEIPAGTIVESIPLNGKVYRLVTESDRVLAIGQSTASLTAVAESHGHEYNLSAGYYVRVVGEYDGVNITNDEDWLITAGQYVESDENYRLRIKAAFAHLGKYHVDDVYKNIIATAGGIPMENIALEKGAPRGPGTANAYVYLTVGTISQAIIDSINNHIAAGNHGLADDMKVFAMPTQSFDMTVTYEATRDISSDISVFIRSVFRENAAYSPTRVMPNTAFSFSLLAAELHNAFPELTRVSFNQTSLSTGFWLPKLNELVVQHG
- a CDS encoding DUF2590 family protein; translated protein: MIRIDLNIVDGDIQLDSLLNPSQINDRDVVAQDIKHRIIESKKLPLLIGLRNKDHIAKVLTEIELIVEQDDRLVPGTIKITQLNTGLINVKADTRDYGRIEPNGL
- a CDS encoding phage tail tape measure protein — its product is MAKLSKLDKLTYSIGIIDKVTGPVNKVMAKINQLSQQTTTAQDQMMRGAATAVAGGYALARSLAPAIDHVAALGEVQSLGVADEALRKLSKTSYEFGFQFGGNSAEFVRSAYDIQSAINGLNGFELSEFTKTSNILAVATKADAATITSYMGTMYGIFEKTANKMGKANWVNQIAGQTATAVQLYKTTGAEMQAAFSNLGATATNIGLSSAQQFALVGELQLVAKSGSVAGTQAASLLQGIGKAQDALGIKLTDDNGDMLAIDVVLGRINNRLSSLGSVARGDVLTQIFGKQGAKAVDVLSTKVDKLKDSISVFENVQDNSKALEMANIIASPWDRLGGSFNAAATAMGNRLLPVVEPFVEVLASMFAGIVLLTEQFPVLSSVLATGIVVVVGLMTAFGLANVAMGLFKFAGLTLTPVIKGLKYVTALYSSTNKSLAASLTLTTGASNRARTASALTTAQIMAQNQATKSASLLTTIYAGAINKARIASELFNARLLMPAGLVLSRVRAMGFIGTMKMFPRVLAKGFASLGKFVIGLFNTTRIMGLLNAIMLANPIGFIVGAVATLAVVIYKFWQPIKAFMSGFWEGFVHSFDPVLAVFRELGEAFTPIINAVKNVFSWLASLSTPVEQSSEALADITSAGQVFGLVFGGLLNVLLFPLKAVIWLITKLVNGITWIGVAISSMWNAAQAPLSSFFDFLFTVFGYSPMGLMIEGYGKAFDWLSEKIGGLKGIADSIKDIFNFGEDETKVKAIKSIEIAQPKDYVLQNAEQAFSRDYGQKVITNAGQVGNGKVSAFYIAANDNRALQSKNVAMHSATELNGAFSHSNSYVNGVINKTVSNTDFNYASQNTQTSQLTMKSNLISSTNKLAYATNSPAFYAANDSQIHSWTKNQSIGMPSGNSINEEPTILMPLQSVRTDQNITNSAINSALEIERQKSELQQQNNSYKVKTHRSEFLQSLSKNTTNNQAVSTDNSKRVMIDSLTIKSDNVKRDFDELMELAG
- a CDS encoding DUF6890 family protein — translated: MMAYHTKYFGDMPPTDESLAQALYLHTNEQENFVTAVNNGICTALGGE
- a CDS encoding putative phage tail assembly chaperone, whose protein sequence is MAFEQKITVETQDGDITFNINGADYNKFINSSLPNNRIQPATNFLLNTVIESDAKKLRELVKQPGASILLASVVVEEYQPEFEFTIKKSKAEPSK
- a CDS encoding phage protein, translating into MQKVLGGKDFDIFIGNSMVHVMEATVKITDGRKVKKVRGIPKGFIDGDVEGEVTLKLDHENWLILQAQAEKAGSWKAIEPFDVAFNAEVAAGKKNVEAFGCLPQLEEILNIKADGGEEDTTTIKCPITSPDFVKINGVPYLTDDETRDL
- a CDS encoding DUF2586 domain-containing protein — encoded protein: MAQGKVSVAAIQTGSGATKEVERTALFIGQAPANIGSILPINAQSDFDDLFGADDSPLKTQIAAWQRNGDDLVSGYAIPHGAGDDVMALIDKAMNQDVSPEIIVICTPVTGKAEIESYQAKALEILSSQARRVRFLIAAPGLSDGQNWSDLVTALQPLTNGIVGDRVAVVPLLFGDELGAVTGRLCKREVTIADSPMRVLTGAMSLMPLPKDAAGNPLTNATTAALDTLRFSCTQFYADYDGVYFGDVNMLDAEGGDFQQIETGRIVDKAARAVRIIAIKHIKNRRLNNSTSGIEFGKRTLGKPLRDMSKSVNIGADKFPGLIDTPKDDSINLTFMDERTLQVVLKVKPIDSPSTIIVGIMLDREV